In one window of Plasmodium berghei ANKA genome assembly, chromosome: 14 DNA:
- a CDS encoding proline--tRNA ligase, protein MRIVLNAFKKVTEIKTRKQYIHIVSKRMCNTNSEIDIPEADQIESQKLFDELKELNINYKEVKHGKVNSIKDILDLNLEKSENVIKNLFLKDKKKKYFYLCVANWKKLDLKNVSSQLKTSNLRFVDDENLKNILNVNPGSLTPFSIKSDKDNIVKLYFDEDIKNMDEVIIHPMHNYSCIYVKTTDVIKYCDLHNHTPEFINLSDSKDTENQNIKRDDTNINEEISKGTTKLPHGENNNNKHGENDEKINERDKGKDEGNILGITSKKEQNFSDWYTQVIVKSELIEYYDISGCYILRPASYYIWECIQTFFNNEIKKLDVENSYFPLFVTKNKLEKEKNHIEGFSPEVAWVTKYGDTNLPEEIAIRPTSETIMYSVFSKWIRSHRDLPLKLNQWNTVVRWEFKQPTPFIRTREFLWQEGHTAHKNEEEAVKMVFDILDIYRRWYEECLAVPVIKGIKSEGEKFGGANFTSTNETFISESGRAIQAATSHYLGTNFAKMFKIEFEDEQENKQFVHQTSWGCTTRSIGVMIMIHSDNKGLILPPNVAKYKAVIVPILYKNSDETAIFNYCKDIEKVLKNAQINCIFDDRDLYSPGYKFNHWELRGIPIRIEVGPKDIQNNSCVFVRRDNNQKFNIKKESVLLETQQMLVDIHKNLFLKAKKKLDDSIVQITSFDQVMDALNKKKMVLAPWCEDITTEEEIKKETQRLSMNQTNTETSLSGAMKPLCIPLDQPPMPPNTKCFWTGKPAKRWCLFGRSY, encoded by the coding sequence atgcGAATTGTATTGAATGCATTTAAAAAGGTGACAGAAATAAAGACAAGAAAACAGTACATCCATATAGTTTCAAAAAGAATGTGCAACACAAATTCTGAAATTGATATCCCAGAGGCGGATCAAATAGAATCCCAGaaattatttgatgaactaaaagaattaaatataaattacaaAGAAGTAAAACATGGGAAAGTAAATTCAATTAAAGATATTTTAGATTTAAATTTGGAGAAATCtgaaaatgtaataaaaaatttatttttaaaagataaaaaaaaaaaatatttttatctatgCGTAGCTAACTGGAAAAAATtagatttaaaaaatgtatcaAGCCAATTAAAAACATCAAATTTAAGATTTGTTgatgatgaaaatttaaaaaatatattaaatgtaaATCCAGGATCTCTTACTCCATTTTCTATTAAATCAGATAAAGataatattgtaaaattatattttgacgaagatataaaaaatatggatgAAGTTATTATTCATCCTATGCACAATTATAGctgtatatatgtaaaaacaACTGatgttattaaatattGTGATTTGCATAATCATACACCagaatttataaatttatcagATTCAAAAGATACagaaaatcaaaatataaaaagagaTGATactaatattaatgaagaAATTTCAAAAGGCACAACCAAATTACCACATGGtgaaaataacaataataagcACGGGGAAAAcgatgaaaaaataaatgaacgGGATAAAGGAAAGGATGAAGGTAATATCCTTGGAATAACTTcaaaaaaagaacaaaatTTTTCAGATTGGTATACACAAGTAATTGTAAAAAGTGAATTAATAgaatattatgatatttctggatgttatatattaagaCCTGCttcttattatatatggGAATGTATccaaacattttttaataacgAGATAAAGAAATTAGATGTAgaaaattcatattttccattatttgttacaaaaaataaattagaaaaagagaaaaatcATATAGAAGGTTTTAGTCCAGAAGTTGCTTGGGTTACCAAATATGGTGATACAAATTTACCTGAAGAAATTGCTATAAGGCCTACTAGTGAAACTATTATGTATTCTGTATTTTCAAAATGGATCAGATCCCACAGAGATTTAccattaaaattaaatcaaTGGAATACAGTAGTTAGATGGGAATTTAAACAGCCAACACCTTTTATTAGAACAAGAGAATTTTTATGGCAAGAAGGGCATACAGCacataaaaatgaagaagaaGCTGTAAAAATGgtatttgatatattagatatatatagaagATGGTATGAAGAATGCTTAGCAGTACCGGTTATTAAAGGAATAAAAAGTGAAGGAGAAAAATTCGGTGGAGCTAATTTTACATCAACTAATGAAACATTTATAAGTGAAAGCGGAAGAGCTATACAAGCAGCTACATCACATTATTTGGGTACAAATTTTGcaaaaatgtttaaaatTGAATTTGAAGATGAAcaagaaaataaacaatttgTGCATCAAACTTCATGGGGATGTACTACTAGATCTATAGGTGTTATGATAATGATACATAGTGATAATAAAGGATTAATTTTACCACCAAATGttgcaaaatataaagcTGTTATTGTAcctattttatataaaaatagtgatGAAACtgctatttttaattattgtAAAGATATAGAAAAAGTCTTAAAAAATGCACAAATTAATTGTATATTTGATGATAGAGACCTATATTCTCCGGGTTATAAATTTAACCATTGGGAATTGCGAGGTATACCAATAAGAATAGAAGTAGGCCCAAAAGATATACAGAATAATTCTTGTGTTTTTGTTCGTCGAGATAATAATCAAAAAttcaatattaaaaaagaaagcgTATTATTAGAAACACAACAAATGTTAGTtgatatacataaaaacttatttttaaaagctaaaaaaaaattagatgATTCTATTGTTCAAATTACTTCATTTGACCAAGTTATGGATGCccttaataaaaaaaaaatggtgTTAGCACCATGGTGTGAAGATATAACAACCGAAGAAGAAATCAAAAAAGAAACACAAAGGCTATCTATGAACCAAACAAATACAGAAACCTCACTTAGTGGGGCTATGAAACCTTTATGTATACCCCTCGATCAGCCCCCTATGCCACCAAACACCAAATGCTTTTGGACTGGAAAACCAGCAAAAAGATGGTGCCTCTTTGGAAGAAGTTACTAA
- a CDS encoding integral membrane protein GPR180, putative, whose protein sequence is MGKKTIYYIFMVIVSYFIIHDVESKVFHGNFYMKKNEKIHYLTKFSCNIGTCEFNVKMKLKDNILEKMVQAYYKMNSNGFSNNTNNEGIANNKLFYMDYDNSYYVLTNNHEKPFSQRVTLMLDIEEKYVNKNEKCHAFGNLRSVHRFSVPFQFKYSDLINSRTYNLKKITNNKYSKSFSYIYNELQNNKSLQSGILNYQSIINEKNSNYEYKNIYAKTTHRVHVWFLMFDDCYDNFIRNLKLNIKAKIAYWEYLLNASERKDISHLSALQSDDENRDNDDDDYDDDTKYYKTYNFDKNTLLENPKRLLFIESRFTQGEREDISFFLKYHDFKKMKNFTNMYNNLYKNGFYEQVIDYIYENEGFNIEYEVNILQANNSHFSYELLHSPLFTSILTLLYIYLIYQYGEKIFKNISSKQNKHVMVVCLAFVILIQLISNFLLFIHLLVYSQNGIGIELFKLTFNILNFLVQIIMCTMLLSLSYGLTIFETKITNFTKIKIIFFVITFFHVILVVFDNTYIKDSSSKYFDNDNITGYIILALRVLLAIVYHINLSKLYKVTNQQKIATFLQKLYICGLFYILSFPIIFMICYIFDTYWRQRFMLFGTAFLQYVSIYFITKMFLTNSEYFKVSDMSASDLPGATSSLFNQKAHAH, encoded by the exons ATGGGAAAGAAAACtatatactatatttttatggtGATCGTGtcatatttcattattcaTGATGTAGAAAGTAAGGTGTTTCATggaaatttttatatgaaaaagaatgaaaaaattcattatttaacaAAGTTTAGTTGCAATATAGGGACATGCGAATTTAATGTTAAAATGAAACTTAAAGACAATATATTAGAGAAGATGGTGCAGGcttattataaaatgaatagTAATGGCTTCtctaataatacaaataacgAAGGTATAGCAAATAAcaaattgttttatatggattatgataattcatattatgTCTTAACTAATAATCATGAAAAACCATTTTCGCAAAGAGTTACATTAATGCTTGATattgaagaaaaatatgttaataaaaatgaaaaatgtcATGCTTTTGGAAATTTAAGAAGTGTACATAGATTTAGCGTGCCGTttcaatttaaatattctgATTTAATTAACAGTAGAACATataacttaaaaaaaattacaaataataaatattcaaagTCCTTTAGTTATATCTATAATgaattacaaaataataaatcttTACAATCAGGgatattaaattatcaatctattattaatgagaaaaattcaaattatgaatataaaaacatttatgCTAAAACAACACACCGTGTTCATGTTTGGTTCTTAATGTTTGATGATTgttatgataattttattcgtaatttgaaattaaatataaaagctAAAATAGCATATTGGGAATATCTATTAAATGCATCAGAAAGAAAAGACATTTCACATTTATCAGCTTTACAATCAGATGATGAAAATAGGGACAATGATGATGATGATTACGATGAtgatacaaaatattataaaacatataattttgataaaaatacacTTTTGGAAAATCCGAAAAgacttttatttatagaaaGTAGATTCACACAAGGAGAAAGAGAAGacatttcttttttcctTAAATATCacgattttaaaaaaatgaaaaattttactaatatgtataataatttatataaaaatggattTTATGAGCAAGTAattgattatatatatgaaaatgaagGATTCAATATAGAATATGAAGTAAATATACTACAAGCAAATAATTCACATTTTTCTTATGAGTTATTGCATTCACCCCTTTTTACGAGCATATTAActcttttatatatttatctcATTTACCAGTATGGagaaaaaatttttaaaaatatttcatcaaAACAAAACAAGCATGTAATGGTTGTATGTTTAGCATTTGTAATATTAATACAATTGATATCAAactttttgttatttatacatttattagTTTATTCACAAAATGGTATTGGAATTGAGCTTTTTAAACTTACATTCAATATACTCAACTTTTTAGTACAAATCATCATGTGTACTATGTTACTTTCGCTAAGCTATGGTTTAACGATTTTTGAGACCAAAATTACCAactttacaaaaataaaaatcatattttttgttattacgTTTTTCCAC GTCATTTTAGTCGTATTTGACAACACATATATCAAGGACTCGTCATCAAAATACTTTGACAATGATAACATAACTGGTTACATAATACTAGCTTTAAGAGTATTACTAGCAATTgtatatcatataaatttaagtAAACTATATAAAGTCACTAATCAACAGAAGATTGCAacatttttacaaaaattatatatatgtggcTTATTTTACATACTTTCGTTtccaataatttttatgatatgctatatatttgataCATACTGGAGGCAAAGGTTTATGCTATTTGGAACGGCATTTTTACAATAtgtttctatatattttattacaaaaatgtttttaacAAATTCGGAATATTTTAAAGTTTCCGATATGTCAGCAAGTGATCTTCCTGGAGCAACGTCCAGTTTATTTAATCAAAAGGCCCATGCCCATTAA
- a CDS encoding dynein light chain 1, putative, whose translation MADRKPNKNAVVKNVDMTEEMQIDAIDCANQALQKYNVEKDIAAHIKKEFDRKYDPTWHCVVGRNFGSYVTHETKNFIYFYIGQVAILLFKSG comes from the coding sequence atggCTGATAGAAaaccaaataaaaatgcggttgtaaaaaatgtagataTGACCGAAGAAATGCAAATTGATGCAATTGATTGTGCCAATCAAGCTCTACAAAAATACAATGTCGAAAAGGATATTGCGgcacatataaaaaaagagtTTGACAGGAAATATGACCCTACCTGGCATTGTGTAGTTGGAAGAAATTTTGGATCATATGTTACACATGAAACTaagaattttatatatttctatattgGACAAGTAGCTATACTATTGTTTAAATCTGGATAA
- a CDS encoding DNA-directed RNA polymerases I, II, and III subunit RPABC3, putative, which yields MASNILFEDRFVISNVDNSKFEKVSRIKAKSTGYDAELILDVHSELFKVEEKKAIYLALQDNFMGKNDDKTWEQADNKSLNNIEYIMSGRIFKFEELSSERRTVYASYGGLMMALTADKQFIGDLEIDMKIYLLAKNVDIEIV from the exons atggcATCAAACATTTTGTTCGAAGACCGTTTTGTTATAAGCAATGTAGATAATTCAAAGTTTGAAAAAGTTAGTAGAATAAAAGCTAAAAGTACGGGTTATGATGCTGAATTAATCCTTGATGTCCATTCAGAATTGTTTAAAGTTGAAGAAAAGAAG gCTATATACTTAGCTCTTCAAGATAATTTTATgggaaaaaatgatgaCAAAACATGGGAACAAGCTGATAATAAGtcattaaataatattgaatatattatgagTGGCcgaatttttaaattcgaGGAACTTTCATCCGAAAGAAG GACGGTTTATGCTTCATATGGGGGACTAATGATGGCACTAACAGCAGATAAGCAATTTATAGGAGATCTCGAAATAGAcatgaaaatttatttacttgCCAAAAATGTGGATATTGAAATAGTATAA